TATCATCTTGAGATAAAGCTCCTGGATTGTTTGCCATTTAAAATTCCTTTAAATTTAAAATTCTTTTAAATTTATTACATATCAAAAATATCAATTTGGGTTAATGCTATTTCTTTTATTTCTCCATTTCTAAGAATACTATTAATTCTTGCCTTAATTTCTGCTTTTATTTGACTTTCATTCTTTATTTCCTGACCAGTCCTTTGGCTAAAATATTCTCTAATAATATCCTTTAAGCGCACTTTTTGTCTTCCAAGCTCATTAAGAATATTAACATTATTCTCTGCATACCCTAAAGCAAGCTTTACAACAAAAGTTTTTGGAGGAACATCTAAAGTGTTACCTCTAATCTCATCTATACTCTCATACCATATAAGCATAGGTGGCTTTCCTAAGTATTCATTAGAAAAAACTGGAAAATCACTAGGAGCTCCACTTTGGCTTACCACCATTTTAGATACAAAATAAGAAACAATTATCATTATTGCAACAGTAAATATTCCTATTGCAAGTATCTGTAAAATTTTTATTATAATATCAGGCAACAAACCACCTTTTCTGCTAGCATTAGAATCCCCCATATCTAAATTTTCATCGTCCTTATTAGGCATAAAAAATTCCTCCTATTAATTTC
Above is a genomic segment from Borreliella mayonii containing:
- the fliL gene encoding flagellar basal body-associated protein FliL, translating into MPNKDDENLDMGDSNASRKGGLLPDIIIKILQILAIGIFTVAIMIIVSYFVSKMVVSQSGAPSDFPVFSNEYLGKPPMLIWYESIDEIRGNTLDVPPKTFVVKLALGYAENNVNILNELGRQKVRLKDIIREYFSQRTGQEIKNESQIKAEIKARINSILRNGEIKEIALTQIDIFDM